In the Leptotrichia sp. oral taxon 847 genome, one interval contains:
- a CDS encoding type II toxin-antitoxin system RelE family toxin produces the protein MGRTVKYKIIPTPHFVKDFSKLDEFVKKRIKIYLENIAKDPRSKGKILKANRKGQWRYRIGNYRVIVNIQDENLVVLALEVGHRKNIYNS, from the coding sequence ATGGGAAGAACTGTAAAATATAAAATAATCCCAACTCCACATTTCGTAAAAGATTTTAGCAAACTAGATGAATTTGTAAAAAAGAGAATAAAAATTTATTTAGAAAATATTGCAAAAGATCCACGCAGTAAAGGAAAAATATTGAAAGCAAATAGAAAAGGACAATGGAGATACAGAATAGGAAATTACAGAGTTATTGTAAATATTCAAGATGAAAATTTAGTAGTGTTAGCATTAGAAGTAGGGCATAGAAAAAATATTTATAATAGTTGA
- the relB gene encoding type II toxin-antitoxin system RelB family antitoxin, with protein sequence MASISLKVSDMEKKFLQSMAQFEGVTLSELIKSKVFDSLEDEYDAKIADLRLSEYESYLKNGGEVLKWEEL encoded by the coding sequence ATGGCTTCTATAAGTTTAAAAGTGTCTGATATGGAAAAAAAATTTTTGCAAAGTATGGCACAATTTGAAGGTGTTACATTGTCAGAGTTAATAAAATCAAAAGTGTTTGACTCATTGGAAGATGAATATGATGCCAAAATAGCAGATTTAAGATTATCAGAATATGAAAGCTATTTGAAAAATGGAGGAGAAGTTTTAAAATGGGAAGAACTGTAA